The Apis cerana isolate GH-2021 linkage group LG10, AcerK_1.0, whole genome shotgun sequence DNA window ACCTTGGAGTACCCTTAGAGACGCGTCCTTGAATGGTACTCTTCTTCAAGGCCATGCTCAGTATCTCACACCACCACAAACGTATCCTTTCTTTAGATATAGatcagtttctttttcttttccatttttcttatatacatattcttgaattaatcatatataattttaaaaatttatattgtaattaatattaatatcgttgATGATATCATTCGTTATtccttgattaaaatatacagtAGACAACCACATGGAGAAGAAACATTGAGATTGTCTCTTCCGGCACCAGAATTAGAGCTTGGAACACCACCTAGACTTTGCTATCCTCTAGTAATCTTTCTAACTCGTAGGGATACAGGAGATCCTCATCCGGACGAGACGgtggatattttttaagttcatTATAAACTGCAATCTTTttatggaattaattttttcattaaatgtttaaatataattgttatattttattaatttattacttttcctTTTGAAAGGTGGCTCTAGTAAATGTTGTCCATATCAAAGATAGCGTATGCACACTACCCACTTCGATTCTGGCGCAATATCTCAAGCAAGCTAACGGACAATTATCTTGTCTTAAAGTAAGCatgttctattttaatttaaatttaataaaaaagaaaatgcaacttttatctttaaaaataatctcataattatttttattttagcaaCTATATTTAGCCACCGGCAATTCGACGAATTATGACGAAGGAGATATGTCTTCGGGTTTAGGTTCAGCTCTGGCCCTTGCAGAGCCTTGTAACAACAACGGTAGTACGACTAGGGGCGCATTGGTTGCCTCCGGTACTGGCGATCCCGAGGGATCGCTATGGAACACAGCTGGAGAACAACTTTGCGTTGTTTGCCAATACTTTCCTCTGTCACGTGCTCTATTGCCTTGCAGGCATACCTGCATCTGTGCATCCTGTTTTGGCAAACTAGATCGATGTCCAATGTGTAGAAGTccgataaaaagttatttttgtaTCAGGGGCGAGGAATATATGCCCTTGGAGACAGAAATCAATCCTTGCAAACAGAGACAACCAAATCATGGGCCCACTCACTGGCTTCACGATTGGAATGATAGACTCACGGATTTTCTTGGATTTGCACGATAGAATAGTTGGtattttctcgtttcatttAGAATGTACAACGTATAGAAAATACGACGGAACAAACAATagtaattgtttgaaattgattgaaagaattatcgattttgaaaaatacttttgtaaagatttttctttctttaattcttgcaaatttaatttatataataataagaaaaagataattgcaTAAGATTAATTCTCAGAAAGAAATACACAAAAAAGAGgcaagatattaatttatatgaagtaAAATAGGaagatttttttacagaataatataaaagcttttttttttaattaaaacgccAATTGTGCAGAGTAAATCAAAATTGttatcatttgattttttgaatttatcatttatataattttcaaaaaatcattatatctattatttatttttatgaatttttgatatctttcAACTCTGCCCTAGAGATCAAGTTTTTTTATCAAGCGTTTGAATAATCTTTAACAATtgaggaatttaaaaaaaaaaatagaaaaattataagcgtccaaataaaaaaaaatgaaaaaatatttgataaaaaaaaagagacatAAAGGAAAGTTTCAGATTTTTATCACATAACGTTGTATAAATACTTAagctgtaaatataaaatacaaataagatatattcattttcgagatataactaataattaagttattgatattatttcatatgatATGCAGGTTTATTCAGTAGTTATAGAAACATTAGTTCCAATATGCATGCCTTTAAAGTattctttttccatctttttttgtatcttatatgaattaaaaaaatttctttttcataatgtTCTGCTGTTCATGTGCAACGATAAAGTTAACTTTCCTGAGACTTTTTTCAGAAGAACATCACacagaaaaataatgttgttaaattaatttaagaaggATCTTACATTAATGTTTAAACTATAAATACACAGACTGTGATAAttctaatatctattattataaaccaGATATGTAAAAGAGTCCTGAATGGAGGACATCATATAAAAGAAGGAATTGGAGTGGTACAAAAAAGAACATGAAATCATTTTCAGATTTcacatttgatatatatattgtatgtcaccaattttttttatatcttttaggCACTTGCATAAAGATTGATGATACTctcttatttagaatttataatataattagaatttcatatttttcacataaaattttttttatttcgttttttgacAACAAAATTagcaaaatgatattttaagaaattacttACTTgtgatacataaaatatatatttgcaaatctCAATATGCAAAAGAATGAGAGTATTTGGAACTATATATGTTAATTCAAAGAGTAAAGGCCTCTAAAGTCAATGTATTGTAGTCGAAGATtttcatagaataatttatattttatttagtgcGTATAGCGTTTTGATGATGCGGCAATGTCTGTATGTGAGAatctgtatataatttatttaataaagcgTATTCATGCTGTCATGCTGTATTGTTCATACATGCATGTATCCTAACaacgaaacaaatatataacaaatatataattataaaaaaatgaacaatttattattttatatttgtaccagtttttttttaaaagacaaTAATTGTCTAACTGAATATACAATCAGAGTAAGCTATTCTTTGTATATTCAATGATCAGAATTTTATAGATCGGTAACATTCGACAACTTTCGACGTTCTTCGGATTTTCTCggctttttataatatatagtacgTATAATTCGCTATACTGATAACCGTTGATCACGTTGACATTCaggcttttatattttacaaattaaaatttattttgattgtcatttaaattattaaaaaaaaacgactgattaaataattactgttcaattttcttcaaagaaTGTCAATGAAACATGGTGAAAAGTGATCGtcttaagattatttaatgaattaattaggAATAGAAAGAAAGCCGCAGATTTATTACTTAcattgtgaaaattaattcgaaagtcTACATCTTGTGAATCGGTATGtctcattcctttttttttttgttcccataaagttaattgtttaatttctatagAGCTTCAAttaccatatatataatattatatagtttatatagtaaaatgttcaaataatttcgatgTCCTTTAGAATCACATGTAAACTCATCGATCAAAAGGGaatgtttattttgtttcattctgTCTTTAAGTCTCGAACGGATATCGCAAAGGTTAGACTGATCGACAATACGATTACTTGACGACTTCGTAAgtacgaatattttatcaatttctttcatttattcacataataatatagataatttatttaatttatttaatttatttatttaatttaaattattttttaaacatatatttataatttaaaaaaaaaatttttttattggataattatttgatctaaatttcattttataattttctttctatttttataaacatatgttaagattattaaaataataaaaaaattttataagctaatttctaaaatactcacttaataaatttatattttttaaaatatcttagatTTTGAagtaaacataataaaaatatataatggcGGGTAGTGGAGAACTTTGGGTACAATGTTTTACCTGTTGTTTAATGCAACAAGGACCTAGAACACGTAATGGAAGGCAAAGGTCACATCAGAGACTAAGGATAGATCGTAGTATGATAGGAGTACCTACAAACTTTAGGCATACTGGACATATTAGTAGTGGAGATCTTGATATGAGCAGTGcacaattatcaaatattcagGCACAAATGCAAATGAAAGGAGGCTATGATAATGCATATAGTGTTAAGGTATATAAtaagcaaatattataatattataagaaaataaatcatataaactcataaaattatttattttataaattatttttattctaggcatgttgaaaataatgcattttgttgcaaattattctttcaaattaataatcaaagcaaataattttataacagaaataaaaaagatgacACTTATGTTCTCTTTATGAAGATGAACATATATGCAGCTATATCACATTTTCAGAAGATGCTCAAAGAAGatacattaaatatgtttaagaATAAGACAAACAAGaacaaattctaaaatatttttacttcttaatattaaataaatattacgttaAGTTACTCTCATTTGtatagaaatgattttacaactaaactaattttctaattataagagagcatttaatttgcatatttttaaaatgttattttcattcaagacTGGATActtaatagaaacaaaaactGCCATATATACAACTTTttccatacatttttttataacatttaagtacttttccatttaaaaaaaagtcaatGTTTATTGGtgcaaaattataacataataacataattattatgttatatgttacttatttacttatgtgtatttatttctttttttgatacaaGAACAATATTTACAGTAGTAgatttactaataatatatattagatattattcttatatttgcaAATGCAAATGTAAGTACTCTGTGTTATTTAGTAGTactttttgtaaaaagaaaatgaagaatgtATTTTGCATAGTTCACCTGTGCTGATtaatggataaatatttttagcatgTATATGGTGAACATTCATGTTCACAAAGCACGGCCCATTTTTCCTACTTCTGTATTCATCCCTAAATAGGGTATATAAACCtacattaagaaatttttggaatgTAGATGTGTCAAAAATTGAGAAActgatttatatgtatttgccTAGTCTAAAATCATTCTATTAAACTTCATGAATTATGCTagctattgttttataaatgttgTAATCTCTCAAGAATGGACTTATCTTAGTATGAGATGTAAGGAACACAGgggatttagaaaaaattctctgaagcaaaaaaaattttattttgaaccaATGTGtagatgtataaatttaataattctaaaaagaaaataatgatttagatatatatatatatatatatatataacttaaatatcataaactttttatatattataaatatttacttatgcttttgaaatttgaatgaaaaaaatttaattcatattgtaTAATGTTGAAACAATTGTA harbors:
- the LOC107993120 gene encoding cell growth regulator with RING finger domain protein 1 isoform X2, whose amino-acid sequence is MTAMLVSVAELSNIFFVLAVSICFCGVFLFIIRNMIVLRIHGDELMFGGSGTVMTHSPRIPQMEMMKVHIPFTFKLHESFKSTYTEVECEVSSQVEYSLQALWGVSIRELHLALWKPWSTLRDASLNGTLLQGHAQYLTPPQTQPHGEETLRLSLPAPELELGTPPRLCYPLVIFLTRRDTGDPHPDETVALVNVVHIKDSVCTLPTSILAQYLKQANGQLSCLKQLYLATGNSTNYDEGDMSSGLGSALALAEPCNNNGSTTRGALVASGTGDPEGSLWNTAGEQLCVVCQYFPLSRALLPCRHTCICASCFGKLDRCPMCRSPIKSYFCIRGEEYMPLETEINPCKQRQPNHGPTHWLHDWNDRLTDFLGFAR
- the LOC107993120 gene encoding cell growth regulator with RING finger domain protein 1 isoform X1, whose protein sequence is MTAMLVSVAELSNIFFVLAVSICFCGVFLFIIRNMIVLRIHGDELMFGGSGTVMTHSPRIPQMEMMKVHIPFTFKLHESFKSTYTEVECEVSSQVEYSLQALWGVSIRELHLALWKPWSTLRDASLNGTLLQGHAQYLTPPQTRQPHGEETLRLSLPAPELELGTPPRLCYPLVIFLTRRDTGDPHPDETVALVNVVHIKDSVCTLPTSILAQYLKQANGQLSCLKQLYLATGNSTNYDEGDMSSGLGSALALAEPCNNNGSTTRGALVASGTGDPEGSLWNTAGEQLCVVCQYFPLSRALLPCRHTCICASCFGKLDRCPMCRSPIKSYFCIRGEEYMPLETEINPCKQRQPNHGPTHWLHDWNDRLTDFLGFAR
- the LOC107993085 gene encoding CDC42 small effector protein homolog, which translates into the protein MAGSGELWVQCFTCCLMQQGPRTRNGRQRSHQRLRIDRSMIGVPTNFRHTGHISSGDLDMSSAQLSNIQAQMQMKGGYDNAYSVKAC